The following is a genomic window from Rhizobium sp. CC-YZS058.
CGTTCTGCAAGACCCGGAGCAGAAGCACGCCGAGCGCCGTGCCGAGCAGGCTGCAGCGCCCGCCGAGAATGCTGGTGCCGCCGAGAACGACCGCCGCGATGGCGTCGAGCGCCAGCGTGCTGCCGATCGCCATTTCGACATTGCGGTAGCTCGCCACATAGAAGCTGGCCGCAAGCCCGGTCAGCGCGCCGCTGAGCACGAAGGTCGCGAAGCGGACCTTCGTGACCGGCACGCCGGAAAGCCGTGCCTTCTCCTCCGAATTGCCGATCGAAAGAAGATGCGGGCCGTAGGGCGTGGCGCGCAGCGCCAGCCACACGGCGAGATAGGCAAGAACGATCACCACCACAGACAGCGGCAGGCCCAGAAGCCGGGCGGAAAGCAGCTCCGTCAGCCCGGTCGGCAGGCCCGAGAGCCATTGTCCGCCGAGCAGGGCGAAGACCCCCATCCGGTAGACGCCGAGAAGGCCGAGGGTGCCGACGATGGCCGGCACCCGACCGAGCACGACGACGGACGCCGTGACCAGTCCCAGCGCGGCGCCGGTCAGCGGCCCGACAAGGACCGCCAGAGCCGGCGCCATGGACGCCAGCAGAGCATGGGCAACGGCAATGGCCGAAAGTCCCATGAGGATGCCGATCGAGACATCGATGCTGCCTATGGCGAGCAGCAGGGTCATGCCGAGACCGGCCAGCATCAGCTCCGTGCTGTTGCGGGCGATGGTCGCCGCATTCCCGGCTGTCGCGAAGAAGGGTGACGCGA
Proteins encoded in this region:
- a CDS encoding ABC transporter permease; its protein translation is MRQSRSRLLAIGGREWALLGAILLASVVFSVASPFFATAGNAATIARNSTELMLAGLGMTLLLAIGSIDVSIGILMGLSAIAVAHALLASMAPALAVLVGPLTGAALGLVTASVVVLGRVPAIVGTLGLLGVYRMGVFALLGGQWLSGLPTGLTELLSARLLGLPLSVVVIVLAYLAVWLALRATPYGPHLLSIGNSEEKARLSGVPVTKVRFATFVLSGALTGLAASFYVASYRNVEMAIGSTLALDAIAAVVLGGTSILGGRCSLLGTALGVLLLRVLQNGLLLMGVPSLWQPVVTGALLIGVLAMDMPLARMGDLKARWALR